The genomic window GGGTCAATTCGTGCGATTGACACCCCCGAATCATACCAAGAGGGCTTTTTTTATTCAAGTCCCCGAAAAAACTTCTAACAGGAATGCTCCTTTCATCTTTTTTTATACGATCAAAACTTCAAAAAGTTTCACTGTATTTTTTGGCTCTTTTCTAAAAGGGTGTTGCCTAACTGTGGCTTTTCGACTGTCAAGCAATCGATACGCTTCTTATGTCACGCTGTAGCGTGACTAACCGAACAAAAGTCGCTTGTCGCAAATGGAATTTGTCCGACCACGTGCTTGGTTCGGTTTATGGACAGTCGAAGAACAACATGTGTACGAAAACAGCCTTTTTTTGAAATGATTGTTTGTTTCTGCACATACTAACTAAATGATGAGGTGATAATATGCGAGTAACCGAAGAGGAAAAAAATCAATTAAGTGATTCGATTGACAAAATGAATGAAGCATTAGATATCTTTATTCAATTGTACAATGAATCGGAAGTAGATGAAAAGCTAATCGAATTTTCAGAGGAGACAACAAAAGCAATTCGAAGCGCTATTTCGGTGTACGGGAAAGAAACTGTAGAAAAGAAAATTAACACGATTATACATGAAATTTTTTCATTTATAAAAGAGTAAGGAGATGAGATTTTTATGAAAATAAGCAAATTGTGGATTCAATATTTAAAATGGCCTCTATATCTCCGAATTTCTATTATTGTGTTCATGATTATTTTAACATTTGGCTTTACGATTTCCCAATTAGAACCTGACCAATTTCCAACTCCTTTTGAAGGGATTTGGTGGTCACTTGTAACCATTTCAACAGTAGGTTATGGTGATTTTGCTCCAAAAACAGTAGCTGGCCGTATTCTTGGTATGGTCATGATTTTCATTGGCGCAAGTTTTATTACGGCTTATTTTTCTTCTCTATCCGCTTCAACTGTAAAAAAGCAAAATGCCAGAATTGACGGAAGCTTACCGTTTACAGGTTCTCAGCATGTGATTATCATCGGATGGAATGAAAAAGCAAATGAACTAGTCAAAATGCTTCGTAAACATCGACCGTTTCATTCAATTGTGCTAATTGATTCTTCTCTAAATTCATCCCCCTATTTGGAAGAAAAAATTCATTTTATAAAAGGAGAGCCAGCCAACGATCGTATATTGGAACGTGCAAATATTAAAGAGGCACAGTCTGTTTTCATAACCGCTGACCAACATAAAAATGAACAATATGCAGATATGCAGACTATCCTTATTTTACTTGCTGTCAAAGGATTAAACCCTTCCGTTTACACCGTTTGTGAAATCTTAACTGAAACTCAAACAAATAATGCCTTGCGAGCTGGTGCTGATGAAATGATTAAATCTTATCAATTAACGAGCCATGTCATGATCTCCAGCTTTCTTTCTCCACCTCAATATTCACAAATCTTAATGGAATTAAGTCCGGTAAATGGCACCTACACGACTCTAGAACGTATTCAAAATGAACTAGTCGGTTTAACGTTTCAAGAAGTACATGATCAATTGTTCGAATGCGAAAAAATATTGTTTGGCATAAAAAGAGGAGAGGAAATTGTTATAAATCCTCCCCGACACTACATATTATTACAAGATGATGAACTTCTGATTATCAAAAGCTAACGATCTAATAATACTTTTTCTAGTTCTTTTACGAGTGTTTTTCCTAACTCAATATATTTTTCAGGAAACGTTGCATCAGCGTCTTCTGGCTCTGAAAATTGATTAATGGAAGCAGAAAAGTTCCCAATATTCGCATGGTCATCTAACCCCATTTGGTATTGATGTGACAATAAAAAAGGACGCCCGAGTTGGACTGTAGCATTTTTCGAGTCTAGTTGTCCGTCTACCGCTTGAAAGGGAATGCGCAAAAATTGATAGCCAGCTTCATCATCTATCTTATAGTCTAAATAACCATGATCGTATTCCCAATTCCCCCCGATGACATAGCCAAGCGGTTTTAATTCTTGCTCTAATTTGTATAGATTAAATTCTTTTCCTTCAACCTTTGATCGTATTTCAATCATCGAACCATTCCTTCCTTGAATCATTTTCATTTTTATCATTTACTTCTGGGTTTTATTTCATGCTCATTAGCCATGCTGATATTTAGACAGGTTTTTTTGATCGTATTCAATAACCCCCCAATAAGAAAAGCGCAAGCGCCCCGCTTAGCGGCGTACAAACTAAGACCTTTCAGTAGGAGATAAAGGAAACTCAGGCGATCGTTGAGTTGATGTTGACTTATCGTACAGATGAAATGGGAAGTTTGCTAGCCGCTAACGCCCGGGGCTAGGCAAAAAACCAACTATGACCATGTAGTCCACAAGTTGTAAATTTATAATCCTAAACAATAAAAAAAAGCCTCACCTTAAAGGTGAAGCCTTTTTGCTATTTCAAACGCTTTTCAAGTTCTGCTTTTTTCTCTTCAAATCCAGGTTTTCCTAATAGAGCAAACATATTTGTTTTATAAGCTTCAACACCTGGTTGGTCAAATGGGTTTACGCCCATTAAATACCCGCTCATTGCACATGCTTTTTCGAAGAAATAGACGAGATAACCAAATGTATACTCGTTTAATTCAGGAATGTTTACAACAAGGTTTGGCACGCCGCCGTCTGTATGCGCAAGCATCGTTCCTTCAAATGCTTTTTTGTTCACAAAATCAACCGTTTTTCCTGCTAAATAGTTTAAGCCATCTAAGTTATCAGCATCTTCTTCAATGGTTAATTCATGGCGGGGTTTTCCAACATTTAATACGGTTTCAAATAAATCTCTTCTTCCTTCTTGAACGTATTGTCCAAGTGAATGTAAGTCTGTTGAGAAGTTTGCGGAAGCTGGGAAAATACCCTTTTGGTCTTTTCCTTCACTTTCACCAAATAATTGCTTCCACCACTCTGCAAAGTATTGAAGAGCTGGCTCATAGTTAATAAGCATTTCAATTGTTTTTCCTTTATTGTAAAGAACATTACGGACAACTGCATATTGGTAAGCTGGGTTTTCCATTAATTCAGATTTGCCAAAATCACGGCTCGCATCTTGAGCACCTTTCATCATCGCTTCAATATCCGCACCAGCTACCGCAATAGGCAATAAACCGACAGCTGTTAAAACAGAGTAACGCCCACCAACATCATCTGGAATAGTAAATGTTTCATAACCTTCCTCGTTTGCAAGTTTTTTAAGAGCGCCTCGTTCACGGTCAGTTGTCGCATAAATACGTTTTCTAGCTTCTTCTTTTCCGTACTTTTCTTCAAGGATTTTTTTGAAAAGACGGAACGCAATTGCAGGCTCTGTCGTTGTACCAGATTTTGAAATGACGTTGATGGAAAAATCTTTATCTTCTAATAAATCCATAACGTCTTTCATGTATGTAGAGCTAATGTTGTTTCCAACAAAAATGACCTGTGGTGTTTGGCGCTTTTCTTTTGGAAGAGTGTTATAGAAGGAATGGTTTAACATTTCAATCGCTGCACGAGCACCTAAATAGGACCCTCCAATACCGATAACAAGTAGTACATCAGAATCAGATTTAATTTTTTCTGCATATTTTTGGATGCGAGCAAATTCTTCACGATCATAGTTGTTCGGTAAATCAACCCAACCTAAAAAGCCACTTCCAGCACCTGTTTTTTCATGAATGGAATGATGCGCCACTTTCACAAAGTCTTGCAAGTATGTAAGTTCATGCTCTTGAAAAAAAGATAAAGCGTTTGAATAATCAAAACGAACATGTGTCATGTTTTCTCGTTCCTCCAAATTATTAAATTTATTACTCTAATTTCACTTTATCGAAATAAACAATGTAAATCAACCAAGCCTGTCAATGTAAGCGGATTTAATTTTTATTCATTTTTTTCAAAAAAATCGAACACATGCAAAATAACTGAAAAAAATCTCATGAAAAAAGTTCTTTCACGCATATTTTTATGATATTTTCGCAAATTAAACTTGAAGTACAAAAAATTAGGAGGTAGCTTCATGAGTGCAATTCAACGTATTGCCCTTGTTCTAACCATTATTGGGGCTCTTAATTGGGGACTAATTGGATTTTTTCAATTTGATTTAGTTGCTGCTATTTTTGGTGGACAAGCTTCTGCTTTATCCCGCATAGTGTATGGTATTGTTGGGATTGCTGGTTTAATTAATCTTGGATTATTATTTAAACCAGCCGCTGAGTTTGCTCGAAATGAGCCAAAACCTGAAGCACGGTAAGGGCTTCAGGTTTTAAATCTGATGGTTTTT from Bacillus alveayuensis includes these protein-coding regions:
- a CDS encoding hypothetical protein (product_source=Hypo-rule applied; cath_funfam=1.10.220.90; pfam=PF11458; smart=SM01000; superfamily=116846), with product MRVTEEEKNQLSDSIDKMNEALDIFIQLYNESEVDEKLIEFSEETTKAIRSAISVYGKETVEKKINTIIHEIFSFIKE
- a CDS encoding voltage-gated potassium channel (product_source=KO:K10716; cath_funfam=1.10.287.70,3.40.50.720; cog=COG0569; ko=KO:K10716; pfam=PF02254,PF07885; superfamily=116726,81324; transmembrane_helix_parts=Inside_1_12,TMhelix_13_35,Outside_36_72,TMhelix_73_95,Inside_96_331), producing the protein MKISKLWIQYLKWPLYLRISIIVFMIILTFGFTISQLEPDQFPTPFEGIWWSLVTISTVGYGDFAPKTVAGRILGMVMIFIGASFITAYFSSLSASTVKKQNARIDGSLPFTGSQHVIIIGWNEKANELVKMLRKHRPFHSIVLIDSSLNSSPYLEEKIHFIKGEPANDRILERANIKEAQSVFITADQHKNEQYADMQTILILLAVKGLNPSVYTVCEILTETQTNNALRAGADEMIKSYQLTSHVMISSFLSPPQYSQILMELSPVNGTYTTLERIQNELVGLTFQEVHDQLFECEKILFGIKRGEEIVINPPRHYILLQDDELLIIKS
- a CDS encoding hypothetical protein (product_source=Hypo-rule applied; cath_funfam=3.30.310.100; pfam=PF08868; superfamily=160755), with product MIEIRSKVEGKEFNLYKLEQELKPLGYVIGGNWEYDHGYLDYKIDDEAGYQFLRIPFQAVDGQLDSKNATVQLGRPFLLSHQYQMGLDDHANIGNFSASINQFSEPEDADATFPEKYIELGKTLVKELEKVLLDR
- a CDS encoding glucose-6-phosphate isomerase (product_source=KO:K01810; cath_funfam=3.40.50.10490; cog=COG0166; ko=KO:K01810; pfam=PF00342; superfamily=53697), which gives rise to MTHVRFDYSNALSFFQEHELTYLQDFVKVAHHSIHEKTGAGSGFLGWVDLPNNYDREEFARIQKYAEKIKSDSDVLLVIGIGGSYLGARAAIEMLNHSFYNTLPKEKRQTPQVIFVGNNISSTYMKDVMDLLEDKDFSINVISKSGTTTEPAIAFRLFKKILEEKYGKEEARKRIYATTDRERGALKKLANEEGYETFTIPDDVGGRYSVLTAVGLLPIAVAGADIEAMMKGAQDASRDFGKSELMENPAYQYAVVRNVLYNKGKTIEMLINYEPALQYFAEWWKQLFGESEGKDQKGIFPASANFSTDLHSLGQYVQEGRRDLFETVLNVGKPRHELTIEEDADNLDGLNYLAGKTVDFVNKKAFEGTMLAHTDGGVPNLVVNIPELNEYTFGYLVYFFEKACAMSGYLMGVNPFDQPGVEAYKTNMFALLGKPGFEEKKAELEKRLK
- a CDS encoding uncharacterized membrane protein YuzA (DUF378 family) (product_source=COG2155; cog=COG2155; ko=KO:K09779; pfam=PF04070; smart=SM01077; transmembrane_helix_parts=Inside_1_6,TMhelix_7_29,Outside_30_38,TMhelix_39_61,Inside_62_77); translated protein: MSAIQRIALVLTIIGALNWGLIGFFQFDLVAAIFGGQASALSRIVYGIVGIAGLINLGLLFKPAAEFARNEPKPEAR